From one Lotus japonicus ecotype B-129 chromosome 3, LjGifu_v1.2 genomic stretch:
- the LOC130747446 gene encoding probable NAD(P)H dehydrogenase (quinone) FQR1-like 2 — translation MGKGGGCVPSKKKAPILDTEKNDPVSVSVEVPIQNNDAAISISQEAKKLKVFIVFYSMYGHVESLARSLKKGVESIEGVEGVLYRVVETLPKEVLELMKAPEKDDQVPLISAEELVEADGVLFGFPTRYGTMAAQMKAFFDSTGQLWKEQKLAGVPAGFFVSTGTQGGGQETTAWTAITQLAHHGMLYVPIGYSFGAGMFEMDSIRGGSPYGAGVFAGDGSRQPSETELALAEYQGSYMATIVKKLGQKS, via the exons ATGGGGAAAGGAGGTGGTTGTGTACCAAGCAAGAAGAAGGCACCAATTTTAGACACAGAAAAGAATGATCCTGTCAGTGTTAGTGTTGAAGTTCCAATTCAAAATAATGATGCAGCAATTAGTATAAGCCAAGAGGCGAAAAAGCTGAAAGTTTTCATTGTGTTCTACTCAATGTATGGCCATGTGGAGTCACTAGCGAGATCCTTGAAGAAAGGGGTTGAATCCATTGAAGGAGTTGAAGGGGTTCTATACCGTGTGGTGGAAACACTGCCTAAGGAGGTCTTGGAACTCATGAAGGCACCTGAGAAGGATGATCAGGTGCCACTGATATCTGCAGAGGAGTTGGTGGAGGCTGATGGGGTGCTGTTTGGGTTTCCGACAAGATACGGCACCATGGCAGCACAGATGAAGGCGTTTTTCGATTCAACAGGGCAGCTGTGGAAGGAACAGAAGCTGGCGGGTGTTCCTGCTGGCTTCTTTGTTAGTACCGGCACTCAGGGCGGTGGCCAAGAAACCACGGC TTGGACAGCAATTACACAGTTAGCCCACCATGGAATGCTGTATGTTCCTATTGGTTATTCCTTTGGTGCTGGAATGTTTGAAATGGACTCCATTAGAGGTGGATCTCCATATGGTGCTGGAGTTTTTGCTGGTGATGGCTCAAGGCAACCAAGTGAAACAGAGCTGGCCCTTGCTGAGTATCAAGGAAGCTACATGGCTACAATAGTCAAGAAATTGGGCCAGAAAAGCTAG
- the LOC130745026 gene encoding uncharacterized protein LOC130745026: MEPHENDNFAKSHQNMPQNKPMSLPSPWSTSGRLNSASPNFQPFSLENQADQGASLPPSEEAQMTFSEFLEFVNKNEDNLQPMCILNAESEIYAKMSPISKPNCAASENMGSSSDVGYEINNVGGATKTLIKDLSSTMKQQSNMMHGNGIDAEKVTSNVDSENTNLASHYLIMDPTELDQNLGQDVSAPDTTPQPEIQVSDKKGKERKRKSNRDLPKKSMNPEQEELIKHRKRVDKLLLKNEELKEKIDHLSQECLNLINENDSLQKELTEKYGAEVVTEMLENFNSSI, translated from the exons ATGGAGCCACATGAAAACGACAATTTCGCTAAAAGTCATCAAAACATGCCTCAAAAT AAACCAATGAGCCTACCATCACCATGGTCTACTTCTGGCCGTCTCAATTCAGCCAGTCCTAACTTTCAACCATTCTCATTGGAAAATCAG GCTGATCAGGGTGCTTCACTGCCTCCTTCAGAAGAAGCACAAATGACTTTTAGCGAATTCCTGGAGTTTGTGAACAAAAACGAGGATAATTTACAACCTATGTGCATACTAAATGCTGAATCAGAAATATATGCGAAAATGTCTCCAATCTCAAAACCCAACTG TGCTGCAAGTGAGAACATGGGATCATCATCAGATGTAGGTTATGAGATTAACAATGTTGGTGGAGCAACAAAAACTTTAATCAAG GATCTCTCTTCAACTATGAAGCAGCAATCTAACATGATGCATGGAAATG GAATAGATGCAGAGAAGGTTACTAGTAATGTTGACTCTGAGAACACAAATCTTGCATCGCACTATTTGATAATGGATCCAACTGAACTGGACCAAAATTTGGGCCAAGATGTTAGTGCACCTGACACTACTCCTCAGCCTGAAATCCAG GTAAGTGACAAAAagggaaaagagagaaaaaggaagTCTAATAGGGATCTGCCAAAAAAATCAATGAATCCGGAACAG GAAGAATTAATAAAGCATCGTAAAAGAGTGGATAAACTCTTACTTAAGAACGAAGAGCTAAAGGAAAAAATTGACCATCTTTCTCAGGAGTGTCTGAATCTCATAAATGAAAATGATTCCTTACAG AAAGAACTCACTGAGAAGTATGGGGCAGAAGTAGTAACAGAGATGCTCGAGAACTTCAATTCAAGCATTTGA